In Myxococcus stipitatus, the following are encoded in one genomic region:
- a CDS encoding nicotinamidase, protein MKKQLKELPMPGFYRAQHAGMYGYGADAGKLQREAGAWKGVHGLTSATSDVFNLHLLLIDVQKDFCFPEGSLYVAGRSGNGAVEDSRRIAEFIYRNMGALTNVTATLDTHFAYQIFFPSFWVDENDQPLTPYREVTREQIERGQARPHPAMAKWLCGGNYPWLLKQVKYYCEELERAGKYTLYLWPPHCLLGGDGHALAGVVQEARLFHSYVRGMQSWAEVKGGNPLTENYSVLRPEVLGRHDGQPLAQRNTQFLKTLLTADAVVIGGQAASHCVKSSIDDLLGEIVAQDAALARKVYLLTDCMSAVTVPDGKGGFAADFTPQADAALKRFADAGMHLVKSTDPLTNWPDLHIA, encoded by the coding sequence ATGAAGAAGCAACTGAAGGAACTGCCGATGCCTGGCTTCTACCGGGCGCAGCACGCGGGGATGTATGGCTATGGCGCGGACGCGGGGAAGCTCCAGCGCGAGGCGGGGGCGTGGAAGGGCGTGCATGGGCTCACGTCCGCCACGTCGGATGTCTTCAACCTGCACCTGCTGCTCATCGACGTGCAGAAGGACTTCTGCTTCCCGGAGGGCTCGCTGTACGTCGCGGGACGCAGCGGGAACGGCGCGGTGGAGGACAGCCGGCGCATCGCGGAGTTCATCTACCGGAACATGGGCGCGCTCACGAACGTGACGGCCACGTTGGATACGCACTTCGCCTACCAGATTTTCTTCCCGTCCTTCTGGGTGGACGAGAACGACCAGCCGCTCACGCCGTACCGAGAGGTGACTCGCGAGCAGATTGAGCGCGGACAGGCGAGGCCCCACCCCGCGATGGCGAAGTGGCTGTGCGGCGGGAACTACCCCTGGCTGCTCAAGCAGGTGAAGTACTACTGCGAGGAATTGGAGCGCGCGGGGAAGTACACCTTGTACCTGTGGCCGCCCCACTGCCTGCTCGGCGGCGACGGACACGCGCTGGCGGGCGTGGTGCAGGAGGCTCGACTCTTCCACTCCTATGTGCGAGGCATGCAGTCGTGGGCGGAGGTGAAGGGCGGCAACCCGCTGACGGAGAACTACTCCGTGCTGCGGCCGGAGGTGCTCGGCCGCCATGACGGACAGCCCCTGGCCCAGCGCAACACGCAGTTCCTCAAGACGCTGCTGACCGCGGACGCGGTGGTGATTGGCGGACAGGCCGCGAGCCACTGCGTGAAGAGCTCCATCGACGACCTGTTGGGTGAAATCGTCGCGCAGGACGCGGCGCTGGCTCGCAAGGTGTACCTGCTGACGGACTGCATGTCGGCGGTGACGGTGCCCGACGGCAAGGGCGGCTTCGCGGCGGACTTCACGCCCCAGGCGGACGCGGCGCTCAAGCGCTTCGCGGACGCGGGCATGCACCTGGTGAAGTCCACGGACCCGCTGACGAACTGGCCGGACCTGCACATCGCCTGA
- a CDS encoding CARDB domain-containing protein, producing the protein MEILSSPSVLGASEQQLQALLCNDGFAAGTTEAAFFLTSSSSSTSQVHLATSTRLSLRARECQQVSAWLTAQAAPEGRYVLNARVDPDGLVNESDENNNVRQGGSLLVDRTPPETPSPTWAQASTGTTRDLTFQMEPGATVRVYQGPGCTGREVATTVVGQSAYCEVPVRIPTTPGATYSVRAYDSVGNASHCSPAMDYPYGGGGGTPRMTPVLLGTSPSSPGGSLEPVFSGRAEAQVTVEVFKSANCQGPVAQVLTTDARGMFYAPMSVVKGGKVTVSARARDAGDYSTPSNCSNPLEYENDGTPPEPPRIIDVKWQYMNTGRELWVTGTAEPFSTVGIFIDAPCTGTPERTVQADAQGRFSASAPFGAGGSHRVFLAAKDAAGNISTCAEGPAYELRCPPGTADCDGRSSNGCEVDLTANPNHCGACGNVCQGGPYAQGVCVAATCGNTCAPGYYDCDGKASNGCESRTVCQPSACTIDKPSELMVTSLSVVEDPVRTAPGGAWHFGTVMRELNGGQDPSGLVRAWLRTWLTKQMVNGLDLPPRPEMQTKVLGPWEARSGGPSAPLDFNTAPFRLLAIVNRIDLRQPGLQAGEGRLIYGVVGPNGAPLEFTVILEYALPGGTPEAIQRWATDWHELGKVKVGNAGYNAKLQALTDRFTKAGVMAGRHQGSALNQIRTNEIELEEPWQMREFVLSPLGLLPTTVKLTPAMHFENSQMLASFLTQNSADVLAERHVVPDSMGGIPFLGAHSLVPLDFFWRAPNVSNEVRHKFSLNTCSGCHAGETQTEFVHVAPRAKGAASVLSPYLRGTTVTDPVTKSVRPFDDLTRRAEDLKALVCTPTTGLRSAGWIPSNLPPARVH; encoded by the coding sequence GTGGAGATTCTGTCGAGCCCCTCGGTCCTCGGCGCCAGTGAGCAGCAGCTCCAGGCGCTCCTCTGCAACGATGGCTTCGCCGCCGGCACCACCGAGGCGGCCTTCTTCCTCACCTCTTCCTCATCCAGCACAAGCCAGGTCCACCTGGCCACCAGCACCCGGCTGTCGCTGCGCGCGCGGGAGTGCCAGCAGGTCTCCGCGTGGCTCACCGCGCAGGCCGCCCCCGAGGGCCGCTATGTGCTGAACGCACGGGTGGATCCGGATGGCCTCGTCAACGAGAGCGACGAGAACAACAACGTGCGCCAGGGCGGCTCGCTGCTCGTGGACCGCACGCCTCCGGAGACCCCATCGCCCACCTGGGCCCAGGCGAGCACGGGGACGACGCGGGACCTCACCTTCCAGATGGAGCCGGGCGCCACGGTGCGCGTGTACCAGGGCCCGGGCTGCACCGGCAGGGAGGTGGCCACCACCGTGGTGGGACAGAGCGCCTACTGCGAGGTGCCCGTCCGCATCCCCACCACTCCTGGCGCGACGTACTCGGTGCGAGCGTATGACTCCGTGGGCAATGCCTCGCATTGCAGCCCCGCGATGGACTACCCGTATGGCGGAGGCGGAGGCACGCCGCGCATGACGCCCGTGCTGCTCGGCACATCGCCGAGCTCTCCAGGCGGCAGCCTCGAGCCTGTCTTCAGCGGACGCGCGGAGGCGCAAGTCACCGTCGAGGTCTTCAAGAGCGCCAACTGCCAGGGCCCGGTGGCGCAGGTGCTCACGACGGATGCCCGGGGCATGTTCTACGCCCCGATGAGCGTGGTGAAGGGCGGCAAGGTGACGGTGTCCGCGCGCGCGCGGGATGCCGGCGACTATTCCACGCCGTCCAACTGCTCCAACCCGCTCGAGTACGAGAACGACGGCACGCCTCCGGAGCCTCCGCGAATCATCGACGTGAAGTGGCAGTACATGAACACGGGACGCGAGCTGTGGGTGACGGGCACCGCGGAGCCCTTCTCGACGGTGGGCATCTTCATCGACGCGCCCTGCACGGGGACCCCCGAGCGCACGGTGCAGGCGGATGCCCAGGGGCGCTTCAGCGCGAGCGCGCCGTTTGGCGCGGGGGGAAGCCACCGCGTGTTCCTCGCGGCGAAGGATGCCGCGGGCAACATCTCCACCTGCGCGGAGGGCCCCGCGTATGAGCTGCGCTGCCCGCCGGGCACCGCGGACTGTGATGGCCGCTCGTCCAACGGTTGCGAGGTGGACCTGACGGCGAACCCGAACCACTGTGGTGCCTGCGGCAACGTGTGCCAGGGTGGCCCCTACGCGCAGGGAGTCTGCGTGGCGGCGACGTGTGGCAACACCTGCGCGCCGGGCTACTACGACTGCGACGGCAAGGCGTCCAACGGCTGCGAATCCAGGACGGTGTGCCAGCCCTCCGCCTGCACCATCGACAAGCCGAGCGAGCTGATGGTGACGTCGCTCTCCGTGGTGGAGGACCCGGTGCGCACGGCGCCCGGTGGGGCCTGGCACTTCGGCACGGTGATGCGTGAGCTCAACGGGGGACAGGACCCGTCCGGGCTGGTGCGAGCCTGGTTGCGGACGTGGCTGACGAAACAGATGGTGAACGGGCTCGACTTGCCGCCGCGTCCGGAGATGCAGACGAAGGTGCTGGGACCGTGGGAGGCGCGCAGCGGTGGTCCCTCCGCGCCGCTGGACTTCAACACGGCGCCGTTCCGGCTGCTGGCCATCGTCAATCGCATCGACCTGCGGCAGCCGGGCCTCCAGGCCGGAGAGGGCCGCCTCATCTACGGCGTGGTGGGGCCTAATGGCGCGCCGCTCGAGTTCACCGTCATCCTGGAGTACGCCCTCCCGGGAGGCACGCCGGAGGCCATCCAGCGCTGGGCCACGGACTGGCATGAGCTGGGCAAGGTGAAGGTGGGCAACGCGGGCTACAACGCGAAGCTCCAGGCGCTCACGGACCGCTTCACGAAGGCGGGGGTGATGGCGGGCCGCCACCAGGGCAGCGCGCTGAACCAGATTCGCACCAACGAAATCGAGCTCGAGGAGCCCTGGCAGATGCGCGAGTTCGTGCTCTCCCCTCTCGGGTTGTTGCCGACGACGGTGAAGCTCACGCCCGCGATGCACTTCGAGAACTCGCAGATGCTGGCCAGCTTCCTGACGCAGAACTCCGCGGACGTGCTCGCGGAGCGGCACGTGGTGCCCGACAGCATGGGCGGCATTCCCTTCCTCGGCGCGCACTCGCTCGTCCCGCTGGACTTCTTCTGGCGCGCGCCCAACGTGTCGAACGAGGTGCGCCACAAGTTCTCCCTCAACACGTGCAGCGGCTGCCATGCGGGAGAGACCCAGACGGAGTTCGTCCATGTCGCGCCTCGCGCGAAGGGCGCCGCCTCCGTGCTGTCCCCGTACCTCCGAGGCACCACGGTGACGGACCCGGTGACGAAGTCCGTGCGCCCGTTCGATGACCTGACGCGGCGCGCGGAGGACCTGAAGGCCCTGGTGTGTACGCCGACGACGGGCCTGCGCTCCGCCGGGTGGATTCCCTCCAACCTGCCGCCGGCCCGCGTGCACTGA
- a CDS encoding HAMP domain-containing sensor histidine kinase yields MSLRAWLAATLGGLALLTFIAATALIVLTNAQNHSANTLGNSVEGLHMAEELEIDLLIHFRLSGVAGTAAAQSQFVRGRTLEGVEASFPQLLDGLRQNATSSAEQALIREVDQSFSNYLAAQRASARLPLSQRLSRSVPSLDTALDSLERLVQFNVDEAREARDASADLNRMGNTVGLVLCGLLLVSLATSTVLLRSVALQPLKDISQAMRRFGAGRKRARAPVAGPTELRDMARTFNEMANGLTHQQEQQLAFLAGVAHELRNPLSALKLSTALSERSRAQLTPERMERTLALVGRQVERLDRMVGDLLDATRIEAGKLELRPEVRDARALARDVVELYRSSDSGHVLQLEVPDEPVLVRVDPDRLEQVLTNLVSNALKYSPSGSRVDVMVRRVESQAWLSVRDQGIGLSEDEKRLLYAPFQRLGTASSKRAPGVGLGLTVARRIVEAHGGDIEVESAPGVGSTFSVRLSLATLEARGTSEPMASPPPDSLH; encoded by the coding sequence ATGAGCCTGCGCGCCTGGCTTGCCGCCACCTTGGGTGGCCTGGCCCTCTTGACCTTCATCGCCGCCACCGCGCTCATCGTCCTCACGAACGCGCAGAACCACTCGGCGAACACGCTGGGCAATTCCGTGGAGGGACTCCATATGGCGGAGGAGCTGGAAATCGACCTGCTCATCCACTTCCGCCTCAGCGGCGTCGCGGGGACCGCGGCTGCCCAGTCGCAGTTCGTGCGTGGACGGACGCTCGAGGGGGTCGAGGCCTCGTTCCCTCAACTGCTCGACGGGCTGCGCCAGAACGCCACCAGCTCGGCGGAGCAGGCGCTCATCCGGGAGGTCGACCAGTCCTTCTCGAACTACCTGGCGGCGCAGCGTGCGTCCGCCAGACTGCCCCTGTCACAGCGCCTCTCCCGGTCCGTTCCCTCGCTGGACACGGCGCTGGATTCGCTCGAGCGCCTGGTCCAGTTCAACGTGGATGAGGCCCGCGAGGCGCGCGACGCCTCCGCGGACCTCAACCGCATGGGCAATACCGTGGGCCTGGTGCTGTGCGGGCTCCTGCTGGTGTCGCTGGCGACGAGCACGGTGTTGCTGCGGAGCGTCGCCTTGCAGCCCTTGAAGGACATCAGCCAGGCGATGCGCCGCTTCGGCGCGGGGAGGAAGCGCGCGCGTGCTCCGGTGGCGGGGCCCACCGAGCTGCGCGACATGGCCCGGACCTTCAACGAGATGGCCAACGGGCTGACGCATCAGCAGGAGCAGCAGCTCGCCTTCCTCGCGGGGGTGGCGCATGAGCTGCGCAATCCGCTGTCCGCGCTGAAGCTGTCCACGGCGCTCTCCGAGCGCAGCCGCGCGCAGCTCACACCGGAGCGCATGGAGCGCACGCTCGCGCTGGTGGGGCGGCAGGTGGAGCGGTTGGACAGGATGGTGGGGGACCTGCTCGACGCGACCCGCATCGAGGCCGGCAAGCTGGAGCTGCGGCCGGAGGTGCGCGACGCGCGCGCGCTGGCGCGGGACGTGGTGGAGCTGTACCGCTCCAGCGACAGCGGGCACGTGCTCCAGCTTGAAGTCCCGGATGAGCCGGTGCTGGTGCGCGTGGACCCGGACCGGCTGGAGCAGGTGCTGACGAACCTGGTCAGCAACGCGCTGAAGTATTCGCCGTCCGGCAGCCGCGTGGACGTCATGGTGCGCCGCGTGGAGTCCCAGGCCTGGCTGTCGGTGAGGGACCAGGGCATCGGCTTGAGCGAGGACGAGAAGCGCCTGCTCTACGCGCCCTTCCAGCGGCTGGGCACGGCGAGCAGCAAGCGCGCTCCGGGCGTGGGGCTGGGGCTCACCGTCGCGCGGCGCATCGTGGAGGCGCATGGCGGGGACATCGAGGTGGAGAGCGCGCCCGGGGTGGGCTCCACCTTCAGCGTGCGGTTGTCCCTGGCCACCCTGGAGGCGCGGGGGACTTCCGAGCCGATGGCGTCCCCACCTCCGGACTCGCTGCATTAG
- a CDS encoding serine/threonine protein kinase, producing the protein MDILPQPVRTLKFDGFWRWLQEHTQCILRCGSVDAMLYDHDDFHWLLMEEERQHIVQVLKGKALVGEMVMAGREVTEVTVAQDPDSGAQGHFLVELMGGPKEDPQVLYHFIMAHGIDPAPHKDLKH; encoded by the coding sequence ATGGACATACTCCCCCAGCCGGTGCGTACCCTGAAGTTCGATGGTTTCTGGCGTTGGCTCCAGGAGCACACCCAATGCATCCTCCGGTGCGGCTCCGTCGACGCGATGCTGTATGACCACGACGACTTCCATTGGCTGCTGATGGAAGAGGAGCGTCAGCACATCGTCCAGGTGCTCAAGGGCAAGGCGCTCGTGGGTGAGATGGTGATGGCGGGCCGCGAGGTCACCGAGGTCACCGTGGCGCAGGACCCGGACTCCGGTGCGCAGGGCCACTTCCTCGTGGAGCTGATGGGCGGCCCGAAGGAAGACCCGCAGGTGCTCTACCACTTCATCATGGCGCACGGCATCGACCCGGCGCCGCACAAGGACCTCAAGCACTGA
- a CDS encoding glycosyltransferase: MPSASGIVYASFDRFPSPKGAAVHIRAFVEALGAAFGGVDLLALRDGATTSTTPHPLVEGVTYHPMEARGRDLVAQALSFRTNLEAWWRNRPRACVVHVRSIFEGYPVARHKDTLTDKLVFEVNGLPSIELKYHHPDVADDAELMLKLVAQEDACIARADLLVTPSEVTAEYLVKRGAEPSRVRVIPNGVELEVFRHAPPRRWEARRPVRLLYSGTMTSWQGVHHAIEALRLLRAEMPAVLTLVGPLRKHQRKVMLDRCGDLLLEGAVELREPLPQDALAALHHACDAVLVPLPANDRNCVQGCCPLKLLEAMASGTPVIASNLPVVRTLASPDEVFLVRPGSPKAIAEAVKTLRANPDLGPSLSTKARARVERDFSWQRAREALVSAYEELGMTRKRPVTEPLDLTGSRGEEPRA, encoded by the coding sequence GTGCCTTCCGCGTCCGGCATCGTCTACGCCTCGTTCGACCGCTTCCCCTCGCCCAAGGGAGCAGCCGTGCACATCCGGGCCTTCGTCGAGGCGCTGGGCGCGGCTTTTGGCGGGGTGGACCTGCTGGCGCTGCGCGACGGAGCCACGACGAGCACGACTCCCCACCCACTCGTGGAGGGAGTGACGTACCACCCGATGGAGGCCCGGGGCCGCGACCTGGTGGCCCAGGCGCTGTCCTTCCGCACGAACCTGGAGGCCTGGTGGAGGAACAGGCCCAGGGCCTGCGTGGTCCACGTGCGCTCCATCTTCGAGGGCTACCCGGTGGCTCGCCACAAGGACACCCTCACGGACAAGCTCGTGTTCGAGGTGAACGGGCTGCCGTCCATCGAGCTGAAGTATCACCACCCGGATGTCGCGGACGACGCGGAGCTGATGCTCAAGCTGGTGGCGCAGGAGGACGCGTGTATCGCCCGCGCGGACCTCCTGGTGACGCCCAGCGAGGTGACGGCGGAGTATCTGGTGAAGCGCGGCGCGGAGCCCTCGCGGGTGCGCGTGATTCCCAACGGCGTGGAGCTGGAGGTGTTCCGCCATGCGCCACCGCGACGTTGGGAAGCGCGGCGGCCGGTGCGCCTGCTCTACAGCGGGACGATGACGTCGTGGCAAGGTGTCCACCACGCCATCGAAGCCCTGCGTCTCTTGCGCGCCGAGATGCCCGCGGTGCTGACGCTGGTGGGCCCGCTGCGCAAACACCAGCGGAAGGTGATGCTGGACCGCTGCGGAGACCTGCTGTTGGAGGGCGCGGTGGAGCTGCGTGAACCGCTGCCGCAGGATGCGCTGGCGGCGCTGCACCACGCATGTGACGCGGTGCTGGTGCCATTGCCCGCCAATGACCGGAACTGCGTGCAGGGCTGTTGCCCGTTGAAGCTGCTGGAGGCGATGGCCTCGGGCACGCCGGTCATCGCGTCGAACCTGCCCGTGGTGCGCACGCTGGCGTCACCCGACGAGGTGTTCCTGGTGAGGCCCGGTTCACCGAAGGCCATCGCGGAGGCGGTGAAGACGCTGCGAGCGAATCCGGACCTGGGCCCTTCACTCAGCACGAAGGCCCGCGCCCGCGTGGAGCGGGACTTCTCCTGGCAACGGGCTCGCGAGGCCCTCGTGAGCGCCTACGAGGAGCTGGGGATGACCCGGAAGCGCCCCGTGACGGAGCCGCTCGACCTCACGGGTTCTCGGGGCGAGGAACCGCGCGCGTGA
- a CDS encoding glycosyltransferase yields the protein MAGSPRVLLLAERFPPDIGGLARSGARTAGALARMGARVEVLAWTRSAAPGALSTWEDAGEVTPLARGVTLHRLGLFGSTDLSMQHTLDVLGHLHSKRRYELVWGHYLSPPGFLAVVFAASVGIASTVSARGNDVDQQMFPPGDFARLLWTLQRADVLTAASADLGRKMSMLLGRDGRVEVIPNAVDPQVFSPGPADPALRERLGIAPDEVVLGFSGELRHKKGLPFLLSALLEVRRVRPACLLVIGEVRPRDAEHLVAFRAEHPEEGARILVSGALATPEDIAAHLRLCDVYLQPSLWEGMPNALLEAMACARPVIASDAGGIPEAVDTQHNGFLVPKALLNHLGRACLDVLSMSEAQRAAMGAAARARILERFVADNEAEALRRVLTRAVPRPENP from the coding sequence ATGGCTGGCTCTCCCCGTGTGCTCCTTCTCGCTGAACGCTTCCCGCCCGACATCGGAGGACTGGCCCGTAGTGGGGCGAGGACCGCCGGGGCGCTCGCGAGGATGGGGGCGCGGGTGGAGGTGCTCGCGTGGACGCGCTCGGCGGCGCCGGGGGCCTTGAGCACCTGGGAGGACGCGGGCGAGGTGACGCCCCTGGCTCGCGGTGTGACGCTGCACCGGCTGGGGTTGTTTGGAAGTACGGACCTGTCCATGCAGCACACGTTGGATGTGCTGGGGCATCTGCACTCCAAGCGGCGCTACGAGCTGGTGTGGGGGCACTACCTGTCGCCGCCGGGGTTCCTCGCCGTCGTGTTCGCGGCCTCGGTGGGGATTGCGTCCACGGTGAGTGCCCGGGGCAATGACGTGGACCAGCAGATGTTCCCGCCCGGAGACTTCGCGCGGTTGCTGTGGACGCTCCAGCGCGCGGATGTGCTCACCGCGGCCTCCGCCGACCTGGGGCGCAAGATGAGCATGCTCCTGGGGCGGGATGGGCGTGTCGAGGTCATCCCCAACGCCGTCGACCCCCAGGTGTTCTCACCGGGTCCCGCGGACCCGGCGCTGCGCGAGCGGTTGGGCATCGCTCCGGACGAGGTGGTGCTGGGGTTCTCCGGTGAGCTGCGCCACAAGAAGGGCCTGCCGTTCCTGCTGTCCGCGCTCTTGGAGGTGCGGCGCGTGCGGCCCGCGTGTTTGCTCGTCATCGGTGAGGTGCGCCCGCGCGACGCGGAGCACCTGGTCGCCTTTCGCGCGGAGCACCCCGAGGAGGGTGCCCGCATCCTCGTCTCGGGGGCGCTCGCGACGCCGGAGGATATCGCCGCGCACCTGCGGCTGTGTGACGTGTATCTCCAGCCCTCGCTGTGGGAAGGCATGCCCAACGCGCTGCTGGAGGCGATGGCGTGTGCCCGGCCTGTCATCGCCAGCGACGCGGGTGGCATCCCCGAGGCGGTGGATACCCAGCACAACGGCTTCCTCGTGCCCAAGGCCCTGCTGAATCACCTGGGGCGTGCGTGCCTGGATGTGTTGTCGATGTCCGAGGCGCAGCGCGCCGCGATGGGGGCGGCCGCGCGTGCACGCATCCTGGAGCGCTTCGTGGCGGACAACGAAGCGGAGGCCTTGCGCCGCGTGCTCACGCGCGCGGTTCCTCGCCCCGAGAACCCGTGA
- a CDS encoding pirin family protein, producing the protein MSTTTQTLSSSTVHTALPRARTLESVHGGGPLHWVGDGFRVKTVVPSGGISQERVSPFLLLDHHPPYDYAPLAQGQRGVGWHPHRGFETVTLAFQGHVAHRDNAGHAGVIGPGDVQWMTAASGILHEEYHEQAFSRRGGPFEMLQLWVNLPRAHKKDAPGYQPITAADIPTIPVDGGTVRVIAGNFGDTRGPARTFTPITLLDVHLRAGSDLHVALPKHHNTLVLVASGRISSGGEQASQGDVALFANDGDFLSLRADEDTHLLVLSGEPIREPIIHYGPFVMNSQREVLQAIHDFESGRFGSVPQDAPGATS; encoded by the coding sequence ATGAGCACGACGACACAGACCCTCTCTTCCTCCACCGTTCACACCGCGCTTCCTCGCGCCCGGACGCTCGAGAGCGTCCATGGCGGCGGGCCCCTCCACTGGGTCGGCGACGGCTTCCGCGTGAAGACCGTGGTCCCCAGCGGCGGCATCTCCCAGGAGCGTGTCAGCCCCTTCCTGCTGTTGGACCATCATCCGCCGTATGACTACGCCCCCCTGGCCCAGGGCCAGCGAGGCGTGGGCTGGCACCCTCACCGCGGCTTCGAGACCGTCACCCTGGCGTTCCAAGGTCACGTCGCTCACCGCGACAACGCGGGCCACGCGGGCGTCATCGGTCCCGGCGACGTGCAGTGGATGACGGCCGCGTCCGGCATCCTCCACGAGGAGTACCATGAGCAAGCCTTCTCCCGGCGCGGAGGTCCCTTCGAGATGCTCCAGCTCTGGGTCAACCTGCCTCGCGCACACAAGAAGGACGCGCCGGGCTACCAGCCCATCACCGCGGCGGACATCCCCACCATCCCCGTCGACGGCGGCACCGTGCGCGTCATCGCGGGCAACTTCGGCGACACCCGAGGCCCCGCCAGGACTTTCACGCCCATCACCCTGCTCGACGTCCATCTGCGAGCAGGCTCGGACCTCCATGTCGCACTGCCGAAGCACCACAACACGCTCGTCCTCGTCGCCTCCGGCCGCATCTCGTCCGGCGGTGAGCAGGCCTCCCAGGGAGACGTCGCCCTCTTCGCCAATGACGGCGACTTCCTGAGCCTGCGCGCGGATGAGGACACGCACCTGCTCGTCCTCTCCGGCGAGCCCATCCGCGAGCCCATCATCCATTACGGCCCGTTCGTCATGAACAGCCAGCGGGAAGTCCTCCAGGCCATCCATGACTTCGAGTCCGGACGCTTCGGCTCCGTGCCCCAGGACGCCCCCGGCGCCACCTCGTAA
- a CDS encoding LysR family transcriptional regulator: MNLSAIDLNLFLVLHAVLETGSATEAARQLHVTQSAVSNALARLRELLGDPLLVRSGRGLTPTPRCEELRPFLTNAVAQLQVVVDGQRFNPEESTRRFTMANADNQDLYDVPLVVEAFARRLPRARLRVVSLDYLISANGLETGEVDVSLAPRQVAARQGYFAEDLYEEEVSFVVRKDHPRLPGPLLTVEEFNASCFIDLVLTHGRPGIGHRLFEQFAKEHGLVFNSSLSVSHFMAAGMAAARTDYVAGMPERMAEVLCSMLPLRRLKLVPAPPRMPMSLVWHARTHQDPGARFFRQLVIEVLRDAGMGAGQTRVREPRLMGTSSRRARGR, translated from the coding sequence ATGAACCTGTCCGCCATCGACCTCAACCTGTTCCTCGTCCTGCATGCGGTGCTGGAGACGGGGAGCGCGACCGAGGCGGCCCGTCAGCTCCACGTCACGCAGTCGGCGGTGAGCAACGCGCTGGCGCGGCTTCGCGAGCTCTTGGGAGACCCGCTGCTGGTGCGCAGCGGACGCGGGCTGACGCCGACGCCCCGGTGCGAGGAGCTGCGGCCGTTCCTCACGAACGCGGTGGCGCAGCTGCAGGTCGTGGTGGATGGGCAGCGCTTCAATCCCGAGGAGAGCACGCGCCGCTTCACGATGGCCAACGCGGACAACCAGGACCTGTATGACGTGCCGCTCGTGGTGGAGGCGTTCGCCCGGCGCTTGCCGCGTGCGCGGCTCCGGGTGGTGAGCCTCGACTACCTCATCAGCGCGAATGGCCTGGAGACGGGCGAGGTGGATGTGTCGCTGGCGCCCCGGCAGGTGGCCGCGCGGCAGGGGTACTTCGCGGAGGACCTCTACGAAGAGGAGGTGTCCTTCGTCGTCCGAAAGGACCACCCTCGGCTCCCGGGGCCGTTGCTGACGGTGGAGGAGTTCAATGCCTCCTGCTTCATCGACCTGGTGTTGACCCATGGGCGTCCGGGCATCGGCCATCGTCTCTTCGAGCAGTTCGCCAAGGAGCACGGCCTGGTCTTCAACTCGTCGCTCTCGGTGTCGCACTTCATGGCCGCGGGCATGGCGGCGGCGCGGACGGACTACGTCGCGGGGATGCCGGAGCGGATGGCGGAGGTGTTGTGCTCCATGCTGCCGCTGCGGCGGTTGAAGCTGGTGCCGGCGCCTCCGCGCATGCCGATGTCGCTCGTCTGGCATGCACGCACGCACCAGGACCCGGGGGCGCGGTTCTTCCGGCAACTGGTCATCGAGGTGTTGCGGGATGCCGGCATGGGAGCTGGGCAGACGCGCGTGAGGGAGCCCCGGTTGATGGGGACCTCCTCACGACGTGCTCGAGGCCGCTGA